One region of Microcoleus sp. FACHB-68 genomic DNA includes:
- a CDS encoding putative 2-dehydropantoate 2-reductase, giving the protein MTNRTYAILGTGAVGGFYGSRLQKAGLDVHFLLHSDYEHVRQHGLVVESPEGDFVLPHVKAYCNADEMPRCDVVVIALKSTYNHLLPKLLPAALKDSSVVLLLQNGWGIETEVAKIVGAERVMGGLCFVCSNKVGPGFIRHLDYSAVTLGEYAPDYQPAGITERMRLIASDFERAGIPIEQAEDLMLARWKKLVWNIPYNGLSVILNARTDELMADAHIRILVEQLMQEVVAGAAAYNRAIPDSFIQKMLDHTAKMKPYRTSMKIDYDEKRPLEVEAIVGNPWRAAQSAGVELPQIAMLYRQLKFLDAQNREQREASEN; this is encoded by the coding sequence ATGACCAATCGAACTTATGCAATCCTCGGCACCGGCGCAGTAGGAGGGTTCTACGGTTCTCGCCTGCAAAAGGCCGGTTTAGATGTCCACTTCTTGCTGCACAGCGATTACGAACACGTTCGACAGCATGGGTTAGTCGTGGAGTCCCCAGAAGGGGATTTTGTTCTTCCCCACGTGAAGGCTTATTGCAATGCCGACGAAATGCCCCGATGTGATGTGGTCGTTATTGCGTTAAAAAGCACTTACAATCACTTACTGCCGAAACTGTTGCCGGCAGCACTCAAGGACAGCAGCGTAGTTCTGCTACTACAAAATGGCTGGGGAATTGAGACAGAAGTTGCAAAAATTGTTGGTGCTGAACGTGTAATGGGAGGGTTGTGTTTTGTCTGTTCTAATAAAGTCGGGCCTGGTTTTATCCGCCATTTAGATTACAGTGCGGTTACGCTTGGGGAATATGCGCCAGACTATCAACCGGCTGGCATTACAGAACGAATGCGTTTAATTGCCAGTGATTTTGAACGCGCCGGCATCCCCATCGAACAGGCAGAAGATTTAATGCTTGCTCGATGGAAAAAACTCGTTTGGAATATTCCTTATAATGGGCTGTCTGTGATTTTAAATGCCAGGACAGATGAGCTGATGGCAGATGCTCATATCCGCATTTTAGTCGAGCAATTGATGCAAGAAGTGGTTGCCGGCGCAGCGGCATATAATCGCGCAATTCCCGATAGTTTTATTCAAAAAATGCTCGATCACACTGCAAAAATGAAGCCTTACCGAACCAGCATGAAGATTGACTATGACGAAAAGCGTCCCTTAGAGGTAGAGGCAATTGTAGGCAATCCTTGGCGTGCGGCGCAGAGTGCCGGTGTAGAATTGCCTCAAATTGCCATGCTTTACCGGCAGTTAAAGTTTCTCGATGCTCAGAATCGAGAGCAACGTGAAGCGTCAGAAAATTAA
- a CDS encoding nucleoside triphosphate pyrophosphohydrolase: protein MFQEYNKLVRDRIPEIIHKAGNQCEVVTMSQDEYRQALRDKLIEEAQEAASANSQDLVKELADLYEVIDAVMLTCGIEREAVLAEQTRRRKERGGFEQRIKLLWTQSQ from the coding sequence ATGTTTCAGGAATATAACAAACTTGTGCGAGATCGGATTCCAGAAATTATTCACAAAGCCGGCAATCAATGCGAAGTAGTAACGATGTCGCAGGATGAATATAGACAAGCTTTGCGAGACAAACTGATAGAAGAAGCCCAAGAAGCTGCCAGCGCAAATTCTCAAGATTTGGTCAAAGAATTGGCTGATCTATATGAAGTGATTGATGCCGTCATGTTAACCTGTGGAATTGAACGCGAAGCCGTCTTAGCAGAGCAAACCCGCAGACGGAAAGAAAGGGGCGGATTTGAGCAGCGAATTAAGTTGCTGTGGACGCAATCTCAATAA
- a CDS encoding acyl-CoA dehydrogenase family protein, whose translation MDCRHPLLDIAQSYLREFVAPQAAQIDSDPAALQTALKGLGERSLLALRVPQSGGAAEVSEETFRTFQEIVTRYSGALAFLQTQHQSAGGFLAKSENEALKQEYLPHLATGKRLVGVGFSQLRRQGEPALVAQPVAAGFLLNGYVPWITGFGCFQEFIAGATLPDGGAVFGVVPFVETYQAAGGKIIFSEPMELAAMASTNTVTAQLTQWFLPKERVVFIKPAGWIHENDRKNVLQHSFFALGCARAGLDIVEEVAKTKQLPFINTTFDALDRELLNCRAGILEAYRQPDADRLKLRAWAIELACRCATAAVTVSSGAANYKHHAAQRVYREALVFTVAGQTTAVMEATLSRLIR comes from the coding sequence ATGGATTGCCGGCACCCGTTATTAGATATCGCTCAATCTTATTTGCGTGAATTTGTCGCACCCCAAGCTGCCCAAATTGATAGCGATCCGGCGGCGTTGCAAACCGCTTTAAAAGGACTCGGTGAGCGTTCCTTACTAGCGCTGCGAGTTCCCCAAAGCGGGGGTGCAGCAGAAGTCAGTGAAGAAACCTTTCGCACCTTTCAAGAGATAGTAACTAGATACTCCGGTGCGTTAGCTTTCTTGCAAACTCAGCACCAAAGCGCCGGCGGGTTTTTAGCCAAAAGTGAGAATGAAGCACTTAAGCAAGAATATCTTCCCCATTTAGCCACCGGCAAGCGGTTAGTAGGTGTTGGCTTTTCTCAATTGCGGCGTCAGGGAGAACCGGCACTCGTCGCGCAGCCTGTTGCAGCCGGCTTTCTGCTCAATGGCTACGTGCCTTGGATCACCGGCTTTGGCTGCTTTCAAGAATTTATTGCCGGCGCGACGTTGCCGGATGGTGGCGCTGTGTTTGGGGTAGTGCCGTTTGTGGAAACCTATCAAGCTGCCGGTGGCAAAATTATATTTAGTGAGCCGATGGAGTTGGCGGCAATGGCATCGACTAACACCGTTACTGCCCAGTTAACTCAGTGGTTTTTACCGAAAGAACGGGTGGTGTTTATCAAGCCGGCAGGTTGGATTCATGAAAATGATCGCAAGAATGTATTGCAGCATAGTTTTTTTGCCTTGGGTTGCGCTCGTGCCGGCCTTGATATTGTAGAAGAGGTAGCAAAAACAAAGCAGTTGCCCTTTATTAACACTACTTTTGATGCCCTTGATCGGGAACTGCTCAACTGTCGTGCCGGCATACTTGAAGCTTACCGGCAACCTGACGCAGATCGGTTGAAATTGCGTGCTTGGGCGATAGAATTAGCGTGCCGGTGTGCGACTGCTGCGGTAACGGTTTCTAGCGGTGCTGCGAATTATAAACACCATGCCGCACAGCGAGTCTATCGGGAAGCCTTAGTTTTTACAGTTGCCGGTCAAACAACCGCAGTCATGGAAGCAACCTTGAGCCGGCTGATTCGCTGA
- a CDS encoding valine--pyruvate transaminase has protein sequence MNPALTQFGDQMSHLTGVRAIMKDIIETLQAGEGQEFINLSAGNPVILPEVEQLWRDCTAELLASSDYGEVVCRYGSSQGYQPLIDAVVKDFNRRYKLNLTERNILITPGSQALYFYAANAFGGYTTGKQLKQIVLPLSPDYTGYGGVSLMPEALFAYKPSLDINAAGHSFKYRPDFSQLEINENTGCVLFSRPCNPTGNVLTDEEVRKIAALAAPYDVPVMVDSAYGPPFPALNFTEMTPVFGGNVIHGMSLSKAGLPGERVGIAVGDEGVIQILQSFQTNMCIHSPRYGQAIAARAIASGALADVAENVIRPYYQSKFTVVESTLDAAMPKDLPWFLHRGEGAIFAWLWLENLPMSDWDLYQELKEVGVVVVPGSSFFPGLREDWKHKNECIRISLTETDGNIETGMKRLAQVVERIYQQQPVSC, from the coding sequence ATGAATCCTGCCCTGACTCAATTCGGCGATCAAATGTCCCACCTGACAGGGGTGCGGGCGATTATGAAAGATATTATTGAAACCTTGCAAGCTGGAGAAGGGCAGGAGTTTATCAATTTAAGCGCCGGCAATCCAGTCATTCTGCCAGAGGTTGAGCAGTTGTGGCGCGATTGCACAGCAGAACTTCTGGCGAGTTCAGATTATGGCGAAGTCGTTTGCCGGTATGGATCTTCTCAGGGATATCAGCCGCTGATCGATGCGGTGGTTAAAGATTTCAACCGGCGCTATAAGTTGAATTTAACTGAGCGTAACATCTTAATTACCCCAGGCAGTCAGGCACTTTATTTTTATGCTGCCAATGCCTTTGGCGGTTACACCACCGGCAAACAACTCAAGCAAATTGTCCTGCCCCTGAGTCCCGATTATACCGGCTATGGCGGTGTCAGCTTGATGCCAGAGGCGCTGTTTGCCTATAAGCCTTCACTCGATATTAATGCTGCCGGTCATAGTTTCAAATACCGGCCTGATTTCAGTCAGTTAGAGATTAACGAAAACACCGGCTGCGTGCTATTCTCGCGCCCCTGTAACCCCACCGGCAACGTTTTGACGGATGAAGAGGTGCGGAAAATTGCGGCGCTGGCTGCCCCCTACGACGTGCCGGTGATGGTAGACTCGGCTTATGGCCCCCCCTTCCCCGCCTTGAATTTTACGGAAATGACGCCGGTGTTTGGCGGCAATGTGATTCACGGCATGAGTTTATCAAAAGCCGGATTGCCGGGAGAACGGGTGGGCATTGCGGTTGGCGATGAGGGGGTGATTCAAATTCTGCAATCATTCCAGACGAATATGTGTATACACTCCCCGCGTTACGGGCAAGCGATCGCAGCGCGTGCAATTGCCAGTGGTGCCCTTGCGGATGTGGCAGAAAATGTGATTCGCCCTTACTACCAAAGTAAGTTCACTGTAGTTGAATCCACCTTAGATGCAGCGATGCCAAAGGATTTGCCCTGGTTCCTCCATCGCGGAGAAGGCGCAATTTTTGCATGGCTTTGGTTAGAGAATTTGCCCATGAGTGATTGGGATTTGTATCAAGAATTGAAGGAAGTAGGTGTAGTTGTCGTTCCGGGAAGCTCTTTCTTCCCGGGTTTACGCGAGGATTGGAAGCACAAGAATGAGTGCATAAGGATTAGTTTGACTGAAACTGATGGCAACATTGAAACCGGCATGAAGCGTTTAGCTCAAGTTGTGGAACGGATATATCAGCAGCAGCCGGTTAGTTGTTAA
- a CDS encoding HEAT repeat domain-containing protein, which translates to MGETRNRDTLQAHAEGKLLLKTAKAGKRDENGKLWTYLDIAGEAGVSEKTVKRFFGGESVDRDSAIAICQALGLEVTEIVDQSQLNSPPDNSIDWHTVCHAMLEVQPIRRQATGRHGGHEIKIHVPLGLVKPCRQAKRDEQFSPMAAEGTQQYRLSEKEIERQFEESEFFKEVIQKQGKNLAIVGEPGAGKSTWMDCIARHLDREGNPHGFPICIPLGNLQGKTLEEYLRQIWLKAALPDLDAGAVEVKPALEAKLVQLFNSGKVWLLLDGADEMRVAESNSPLKEIANQLIGWVALARVAISCRLNVWVTNDKALRDFQTYRTLNFDEAGVADFIEQWFTEAGKPELGEKLQAKLAELEKDRIRDLVKNPLRLSLLCETWDDKKDLPETKAGLYQRFRENFYNWKKDEFPITRNQRQELNAQLAKLALAALERKMPLRESLCYEVMGEDCFKLAQDLGWLNLVYRNAETDEPVYAFYHLTFQEYFAALAVEGWHYFFTHVPDHPQQGIYRIFEPQWKEVILLWLGGVEVLAEQKEEFITALVEFKDGCGEWNYIDIDQGLYEFQAYFLAAAGISEFCQSSKSEEIVRKIVKWGFGYFNIEKQQWQTLLDPIAEAARKVLPQTRRSKAISALVELIGNTESESTRYWAAYSLGKIDPGNETAISALVELIGNCGDEETRRKAAIGLGKIDPGNETGIRGLVDLIGNCGNETNRIFAAIGLDKIAIGNETAIRSLVDLIGNFGDNKTRFFAAIGLGKIAIGNETAITALVELIGNCGDEETRFFAAYSLREIAIDNETAITALVELIGNCGDEKNRILAAIGLGEIAIGNETAITALVELIGNCGDEETRILAAGSLGKIDPGNETAITALVDLIGNCRDNKTRWKAADSLENTAIGNETAIRALVELIGNYKSDSTPWMAANSLKKILVTEKQMAGVVSALKDFLSNETYENNFDRFENCYKLIWHCAQILPYPVFYEAWHHPPHKSHPEVAETTGVGFCAGIQQRNLAELPQLLNAALVSELIDSVQLICTDGSNFFDKDNPVLEIYDAMLDSGCPERPNGYPTKIAELKLYYKSLCRNGKKRPILLFYENPAGAPPQGFSEIFLNALSKFDGGICLVSDQTNIPLQSFSPNQPNLIEDIVGWIRRIVMES; encoded by the coding sequence ATGGGTGAAACCCGCAACCGTGATACTCTTCAGGCGCACGCTGAGGGAAAACTGCTTCTCAAAACGGCTAAAGCTGGCAAACGTGATGAGAATGGCAAGCTTTGGACTTATTTGGATATTGCTGGAGAAGCAGGAGTTAGCGAAAAAACAGTTAAACGATTTTTTGGGGGTGAATCAGTTGATAGGGACTCTGCAATTGCGATTTGTCAAGCGTTAGGGTTAGAAGTTACAGAAATCGTTGATCAGAGTCAGTTGAACTCACCACCCGATAACAGCATCGATTGGCACACTGTCTGTCATGCCATGCTGGAAGTGCAACCCATCCGCCGGCAAGCAACCGGCAGACATGGAGGACATGAGATTAAAATTCATGTGCCTCTGGGGTTGGTGAAACCCTGCCGGCAAGCAAAGCGAGATGAGCAATTTTCTCCGATGGCAGCCGAGGGGACGCAACAATATCGGCTATCGGAAAAAGAAATCGAACGGCAGTTTGAAGAAAGCGAATTTTTTAAAGAAGTTATTCAGAAACAAGGCAAAAACCTGGCGATAGTTGGTGAACCCGGTGCCGGCAAAAGCACTTGGATGGATTGCATTGCAAGGCATTTAGATAGGGAGGGCAACCCCCACGGGTTTCCCATTTGCATTCCCTTGGGAAATTTGCAGGGGAAAACCCTGGAGGAATATCTGCGGCAAATTTGGCTGAAAGCTGCGCTGCCTGATCTCGATGCCGGCGCGGTAGAAGTGAAGCCGGCACTAGAAGCAAAGCTGGTGCAATTGTTTAACAGTGGCAAAGTGTGGCTGCTGTTAGATGGGGCGGATGAAATGCGGGTGGCAGAATCAAACTCGCCTTTAAAAGAAATTGCCAATCAACTGATAGGCTGGGTTGCCTTGGCGCGGGTGGCGATCAGTTGCCGGTTGAATGTTTGGGTAACAAATGATAAAGCGCTGCGTGATTTTCAAACTTATCGGACGCTGAATTTTGATGAGGCGGGGGTGGCGGATTTTATTGAGCAGTGGTTTACAGAAGCCGGCAAACCCGAACTCGGAGAAAAATTGCAGGCAAAATTAGCGGAACTGGAAAAAGATCGGATTCGGGATTTGGTGAAAAATCCTTTGCGGTTATCGCTGCTATGTGAAACTTGGGATGATAAAAAAGATTTACCGGAAACAAAAGCCGGACTTTACCAGCGATTTCGAGAGAATTTTTATAACTGGAAGAAAGATGAATTTCCCATCACTAGGAATCAGCGTCAGGAGTTAAACGCACAGTTGGCAAAGTTGGCGCTGGCAGCATTGGAAAGGAAAATGCCATTGCGGGAGTCGCTTTGCTATGAGGTGATGGGGGAAGATTGCTTTAAATTAGCGCAGGATCTCGGTTGGTTGAATTTGGTTTACCGGAATGCGGAGACAGATGAGCCGGTTTATGCTTTTTATCACCTGACGTTTCAGGAATATTTTGCAGCTTTAGCGGTGGAAGGTTGGCATTATTTTTTCACTCATGTTCCAGATCATCCGCAACAGGGAATTTACCGCATCTTTGAACCGCAGTGGAAAGAAGTGATTTTGTTGTGGTTGGGGGGTGTCGAGGTGCTGGCAGAACAGAAAGAGGAGTTTATTACTGCATTAGTTGAGTTTAAGGATGGGTGCGGCGAGTGGAATTATATAGATATAGATCAAGGACTCTATGAATTTCAAGCCTATTTTCTAGCAGCAGCCGGCATTAGCGAATTTTGCCAGTCTTCCAAAAGCGAGGAAATTGTTAGGAAAATCGTTAAATGGGGTTTTGGTTACTTCAACATTGAAAAACAACAGTGGCAAACATTGCTCGATCCAATAGCAGAGGCAGCGAGGAAAGTGCTGCCCCAGACACGGCGATCCAAAGCCATCAGTGCTTTAGTCGAGTTAATTGGCAACACTGAGTCTGAATCTACCCGCTATTGGGCGGCATACAGCTTGGGGAAAATCGACCCCGGCAACGAAACTGCCATCAGTGCTTTAGTCGAGTTAATTGGCAACTGTGGGGATGAAGAAACCCGCAGGAAAGCGGCAATTGGCTTGGGGAAAATCGACCCCGGCAACGAAACTGGTATCAGGGGTTTAGTCGATTTAATCGGCAACTGTGGAAATGAAACAAACCGCATTTTTGCGGCAATTGGCTTGGATAAAATCGCCATCGGCAATGAAACAGCCATCAGGAGTTTAGTCGATTTAATCGGCAATTTTGGAGATAACAAAACCCGCTTTTTTGCGGCAATTGGCTTGGGAAAAATCGCCATCGGCAACGAAACTGCCATCACGGCTTTAGTCGAGTTAATCGGCAACTGTGGGGATGAAGAAACTCGCTTTTTTGCGGCATATAGCTTGAGGGAAATCGCCATCGACAACGAAACAGCCATTACGGCTTTAGTCGAGTTAATCGGCAACTGTGGAGATGAAAAAAACCGCATTTTGGCGGCAATTGGCTTGGGGGAAATCGCCATCGGCAACGAAACAGCCATCACGGCTTTAGTCGAGTTAATCGGCAACTGTGGGGATGAAGAAACCCGCATTTTGGCAGCAGGAAGCTTGGGAAAAATCGACCCCGGCAACGAAACAGCCATCACGGCTTTAGTCGATTTAATCGGCAACTGTAGGGATAACAAAACCCGCTGGAAAGCGGCAGATAGCTTGGAGAACACCGCCATCGGCAACGAAACTGCTATCCGTGCTTTAGTCGAGTTAATTGGCAACTATAAGTCTGATTCTACCCCCTGGATGGCGGCAAATAGCTTGAAAAAGATTTTAGTGACAGAGAAGCAAATGGCAGGGGTTGTCTCTGCCTTGAAAGATTTCCTATCGAATGAAACTTACGAAAATAACTTTGATCGATTCGAGAACTGCTACAAACTCATCTGGCACTGCGCCCAAATTCTGCCCTATCCCGTCTTTTATGAGGCATGGCATCATCCACCGCACAAGTCCCATCCAGAAGTCGCGGAAACAACGGGAGTGGGGTTCTGTGCCGGCATCCAACAGCGCAATTTAGCAGAATTACCGCAACTGCTGAATGCTGCACTTGTCTCAGAATTAATCGATTCAGTCCAGCTTATTTGCACTGACGGCAGCAATTTTTTTGATAAGGATAACCCGGTTCTGGAAATTTACGATGCCATGCTTGATAGTGGTTGTCCAGAGCGTCCTAATGGCTATCCTACAAAAATAGCAGAGCTGAAGCTGTATTATAAATCTCTCTGTCGCAATGGCAAAAAGCGACCGATTTTACTCTTTTATGAAAACCCTGCCGGGGCACCACCCCAAGGCTTTAGCGAAATTTTTCTCAACGCTTTAAGCAAATTTGATGGAGGAATTTGCCTCGTGAGTGATCAAACGAATATCCCCTTACAATCTTTCTCACCCAATCAGCCAAATTTGATTGAAGATATTGTTGGATGGATTCGACGAATTGTGATGGAAAGTTAA
- the rfbB gene encoding dTDP-glucose 4,6-dehydratase yields MTHSWNNGENRQPRRILITGGAGFIGSNFVHHWCESYGGDRVVVLDALTYAGNRQTLAELEGRENVRFVQGDICDRAAVDSLLQEEAIDTVAHFAAESHVDRSILGPGAFVQTNVVGTFTLLEAFRQHWNGKGQPSDYRFLHVSTDEVYGSLGPDDPAFTETTPYAPNSPYSASKAGSDHLARAYFHTYKVPTIITNCSNNYGPYHFPEKLIPLMCINMLLGKPLPVYGDGQNVRDWLYVRDHCSALDVVIHRGEPGETYNVGGNNEVKNIDLVRMLCKLMDEMATELPVRPCEELITFVKDRPGHDRRYAIDATKIKTELGWTPSVTVEEGLRRTVEWFLTHEDWWKPLLSEEYQAYYNQVYV; encoded by the coding sequence ATGACCCACAGCTGGAACAACGGTGAAAATAGACAACCCCGCCGAATTTTAATCACGGGGGGTGCCGGCTTTATTGGCTCAAATTTTGTGCATCACTGGTGCGAATCTTACGGGGGCGATCGGGTGGTGGTTCTCGATGCCTTGACGTATGCCGGCAATCGGCAAACGCTGGCGGAGTTGGAGGGAAGGGAGAATGTTCGCTTTGTGCAGGGGGATATCTGCGATCGCGCGGCTGTCGATAGTCTATTGCAAGAGGAAGCGATTGATACCGTTGCCCACTTTGCGGCAGAATCTCACGTTGATCGCTCAATTCTCGGTCCTGGTGCTTTTGTGCAAACGAATGTTGTCGGCACTTTTACGCTGCTGGAAGCGTTTCGCCAGCATTGGAATGGCAAGGGACAACCGAGTGATTACAGGTTCCTCCACGTTTCTACCGATGAAGTTTACGGCAGTCTCGGCCCGGATGATCCAGCGTTTACGGAAACAACGCCTTATGCGCCGAATAGTCCCTATTCTGCCTCGAAAGCCGGCAGCGATCATTTAGCGCGGGCTTATTTCCACACTTACAAAGTTCCGACAATTATTACCAATTGTTCTAACAATTACGGCCCTTATCATTTCCCTGAAAAATTGATTCCCCTGATGTGCATTAATATGCTGCTGGGCAAACCTTTGCCGGTTTATGGGGATGGTCAAAATGTGCGGGATTGGCTGTATGTTCGTGATCATTGTAGTGCCTTAGATGTGGTGATTCATCGCGGTGAACCGGGGGAAACTTACAATGTTGGCGGTAATAATGAGGTGAAAAATATTGACTTGGTGCGGATGTTGTGTAAGTTAATGGATGAGATGGCAACTGAGCTGCCGGTGCGTCCTTGTGAGGAGTTAATTACGTTTGTAAAGGATCGGCCAGGACATGATCGCCGGTATGCGATTGACGCAACCAAGATTAAAACTGAGTTGGGTTGGACGCCTTCTGTAACGGTTGAAGAGGGATTGCGGCGCACGGTTGAATGGTTTTTAACCCATGAAGATTGGTGGAAACCGCTACTCTCTGAAGAGTATCAAGCTTATTACAACCAAGTTTACGTTTAG
- a CDS encoding CapA family protein — protein MVKQNMETLAKQGDPDILAFLINQALRNQGIQATVTRKHHCLHILLEADRVPAQQTCVQFLHNGLNHLNIKSITTVQVYGRQIGGQPVWTQTIDFRQFPLTKLLPSSEINKKNPKKKLKTQPATAKEAQVITKAGTENPSPQPLKLSNNKIKALVFGVSSLSFCLGTGWGFITQSEGYNLSAFLAPVASFQMPTQLPSFSASPAPAATLKPWQNSKILEPFTKTSKALVPPIPETSITIKAVGDIIPGTNYPYNKLPGQKQILFQSVKSQLKGADILFGNFESTLTNYPYSAKNISRGMTFAFRTPPSYTQILKDAGFHVLSVANNHSMDFFEAGFEDTMKNIQSAGMKAVGKKGQILYFSVKNVPVAFIAFSNYDYHNSMLDLTAAKALVKEAQKKARIVAISVHAGAEGTGAIHTRNQTETFFGENRGNMVLFSRTMIDAGADLILGHGPHVPRAIELYKGKLIAYSLGNFLGYRTLSTASHLGSSLILQVEVNSHGDFVAGKILPVQLDGQGIPYSDQSFRSVKLIQNLTKSDFPNTKLTIDNNGKISLKQK, from the coding sequence GTGGTTAAGCAAAATATGGAGACATTGGCAAAGCAAGGCGATCCCGATATTCTCGCTTTCCTAATTAACCAAGCATTGCGAAACCAAGGAATTCAGGCAACCGTTACCCGCAAGCATCACTGCCTCCATATCCTCCTAGAAGCAGATCGAGTGCCGGCGCAGCAAACTTGTGTGCAATTTCTTCACAATGGTTTAAACCACCTAAACATAAAATCGATTACCACTGTACAAGTTTATGGCCGGCAAATTGGAGGACAGCCGGTTTGGACTCAAACAATTGATTTCCGGCAATTTCCTCTCACTAAATTATTGCCATCTTCTGAAATTAACAAAAAAAATCCCAAAAAAAAGCTTAAAACGCAACCCGCAACCGCAAAAGAGGCTCAAGTAATTACGAAGGCCGGCACAGAAAATCCCAGCCCTCAGCCTTTAAAATTAAGCAATAACAAAATTAAAGCCTTAGTATTTGGCGTCAGTTCACTCAGCTTTTGTCTCGGCACCGGCTGGGGATTTATCACCCAATCTGAAGGATATAACCTCTCTGCTTTTCTTGCCCCCGTTGCTTCGTTTCAGATGCCGACTCAACTGCCAAGCTTCTCTGCATCTCCTGCGCCGGCAGCCACCCTTAAACCTTGGCAAAATTCTAAAATATTAGAACCTTTCACCAAAACTTCAAAAGCTCTCGTTCCCCCAATTCCAGAAACTTCGATCACCATTAAAGCCGTTGGCGATATTATTCCCGGCACGAATTATCCTTATAACAAACTTCCTGGGCAAAAGCAAATTTTATTTCAATCAGTCAAATCCCAACTCAAAGGCGCAGATATTTTATTCGGAAATTTTGAGAGTACCTTAACCAATTATCCTTATTCTGCAAAAAATATCAGTCGAGGCATGACCTTTGCTTTCCGCACACCTCCCAGTTACACGCAAATTTTAAAAGACGCTGGGTTTCATGTTTTAAGCGTAGCCAATAACCATTCAATGGATTTTTTTGAAGCCGGCTTTGAAGACACGATGAAAAATATTCAATCTGCCGGCATGAAAGCGGTTGGTAAAAAAGGTCAAATTCTTTATTTCAGCGTTAAAAACGTGCCGGTTGCGTTTATCGCCTTCAGCAACTATGACTATCACAACTCAATGCTCGATTTAACAGCCGCAAAAGCTTTAGTCAAAGAAGCCCAGAAAAAAGCCCGAATTGTAGCAATTTCCGTTCATGCCGGCGCTGAAGGAACCGGCGCAATTCATACCAGAAACCAAACCGAAACCTTTTTTGGAGAAAACCGGGGAAATATGGTGCTTTTTTCCCGCACAATGATTGATGCCGGTGCCGATCTAATTTTAGGACATGGCCCTCACGTTCCTAGAGCAATAGAACTTTACAAAGGAAAACTCATAGCCTATTCCCTCGGCAACTTTTTAGGATACCGCACCCTCTCCACAGCCAGTCATCTAGGCAGTTCTTTAATTTTACAAGTTGAAGTAAATTCACATGGCGACTTTGTAGCCGGTAAAATACTGCCGGTGCAACTTGACGGACAAGGAATTCCCTACAGCGATCAAAGCTTTCGCAGCGTTAAATTAATTCAAAACCTCACAAAAAGTGATTTTCCCAACACTAAATTAACTATTGACAATAACGGCAAAATATCTTTAAAACAGAAATAA
- the rfaE1 gene encoding D-glycero-beta-D-manno-heptose-7-phosphate kinase, with protein MDLTSTFSSQLRACTDNLFERMDRFSQARILVVGDLTLDEFLTGQVERISREAPVLIIRHENTRQVPGGGANAVYNLAKLGAQVKVAGFVGKDIQGGALRDIFEAAGIDTQGMLIDADRPTVTKTRISGHARQSVTQQIVRVDRKSDELPDLDLQLQLAEYIRQQLPTVDAVVCSDYGDGVLTAPVIEAALGHRQVIVDTQKDLQRFAGATIFTPNLPEAEQAVGYGINSDQTLSQAGKDLLKLTQAKQFLITRGEEGMTLFEGAGVEHHIPAFNRTDVFDVTGAGDTVVAALTLGLCAGGSFWESAVLGNLAASIVVRQFGTATTTIEEMKEALQLLLEV; from the coding sequence ATGGATTTAACGTCTACTTTTTCATCGCAACTACGCGCCTGTACTGACAACTTGTTTGAGCGGATGGATCGCTTTTCCCAGGCGCGAATTTTAGTTGTGGGCGATCTAACGCTGGATGAGTTTCTCACTGGGCAAGTTGAGCGCATTTCCCGCGAAGCGCCGGTGTTGATTATTCGCCACGAAAATACCCGACAAGTGCCGGGAGGCGGGGCAAATGCGGTTTACAACCTGGCAAAGTTGGGGGCGCAGGTGAAGGTTGCCGGCTTCGTGGGTAAGGATATCCAAGGAGGGGCTTTGCGGGACATTTTCGAGGCTGCCGGCATTGATACGCAAGGAATGCTGATTGATGCAGATCGCCCAACTGTTACGAAAACCCGGATTTCTGGCCATGCGCGGCAGTCTGTGACTCAGCAAATCGTGCGGGTAGATCGCAAATCGGATGAGTTGCCAGATTTAGATTTGCAGTTGCAGTTGGCGGAGTATATCCGGCAGCAGTTGCCAACGGTGGATGCGGTGGTGTGTTCGGATTATGGGGATGGGGTGTTGACTGCGCCGGTGATTGAGGCGGCGTTGGGACACCGGCAGGTAATTGTGGATACTCAGAAGGATTTGCAGCGGTTTGCCGGCGCGACGATATTTACACCAAATTTACCTGAAGCTGAACAAGCGGTGGGATATGGGATTAATAGCGATCAAACTTTGTCGCAAGCGGGCAAGGATCTGCTCAAATTGACTCAAGCGAAGCAATTTTTAATTACGCGTGGTGAAGAAGGGATGACGCTGTTTGAGGGTGCCGGTGTTGAGCATCATATCCCGGCTTTTAACCGCACGGATGTTTTTGATGTGACGGGTGCCGGTGATACGGTGGTTGCGGCGCTGACTTTGGGTTTGTGTGCCGGTGGTTCTTTCTGGGAATCGGCGGTTTTGGGGAATTTAGCGGCGAGTATTGTTGTGCGTCAGTTTGGGACTGCTACGACAACAATTGAGGAGATGAAGGAGGCTTTGCAGTTGTTGCTTGAAGTTTAG